The following coding sequences are from one Brooklawnia cerclae window:
- a CDS encoding Nramp family divalent metal transporter — protein sequence MSTGVEQPVLEPLRYPEQEPKLSSKKFFDLLSIVGPGFILASVTIGNGEIFSATRGGAIFGYTILWTFLFGAIFKATVTYAAGRYMVITGEHPFQRMGHLLPGVGTSGIGRHWLAVFFGILAAVCFPAWCVAYILALSQWTPWTFTGQSGNWLWAGILWGLIAYATLWIKNFSVVENLQTVIVGIMVFFSLIAVFVSTPNWGGVLEGLLPQLPSSYPDWVQADFPSVAARAIPMEIISYLGALGGGLYDYIGYVGTFREKTWGMLGRSDNAEINAQLQALGPGQLIPIAQDDENLDRARLGVKAVKIDAVTSFIAVGIFAMTFMILGTVILGTDGVRQVPSDTNILEEQARFFTNILPVLKYLYQLAIWCAFWGSMQALLTTTYPYTFREAFSPAFPALNNPKNWFKVKLAVATYTLGTAIILAVSGVSYTVVISFAGILGGVFALGLWAFILLYTEHKVLPANLRMKPLMQVILAISGVAMTVMGVIGLIQFFQAL from the coding sequence ATGAGTACTGGGGTTGAACAACCCGTACTGGAGCCTCTGCGGTATCCCGAACAAGAGCCGAAGCTCTCTTCCAAGAAGTTCTTCGACCTGTTGAGCATTGTCGGCCCGGGTTTCATCCTGGCCTCGGTCACCATCGGCAACGGCGAGATCTTCTCCGCCACTCGCGGTGGCGCCATTTTTGGTTACACGATCCTGTGGACGTTCCTCTTCGGTGCGATCTTCAAGGCCACGGTGACCTACGCCGCCGGTCGCTACATGGTGATCACCGGTGAGCATCCGTTCCAGCGCATGGGGCACCTGCTCCCCGGCGTCGGCACGTCGGGCATCGGCCGCCACTGGCTGGCCGTGTTCTTCGGCATCCTCGCGGCCGTCTGCTTCCCGGCATGGTGCGTCGCCTACATCCTCGCCCTGTCGCAGTGGACCCCGTGGACCTTCACCGGTCAGAGCGGCAACTGGCTGTGGGCAGGCATCCTGTGGGGCCTCATCGCCTACGCGACGCTGTGGATCAAGAACTTCAGCGTCGTCGAGAACCTGCAGACCGTCATCGTCGGCATCATGGTGTTCTTCTCGCTCATCGCGGTGTTCGTCTCGACCCCGAACTGGGGCGGCGTCCTCGAGGGCCTCCTGCCGCAGCTGCCCAGCAGCTACCCGGACTGGGTGCAGGCCGACTTCCCGTCGGTCGCCGCACGCGCCATCCCGATGGAGATCATCTCGTACCTGGGCGCTCTCGGCGGCGGCCTCTACGACTACATCGGCTACGTCGGTACCTTCCGCGAGAAGACCTGGGGCATGCTCGGCCGCTCCGACAACGCGGAGATCAACGCGCAGCTTCAGGCGCTGGGCCCTGGCCAACTCATCCCGATCGCCCAGGACGACGAGAACCTCGATCGCGCTCGCCTCGGCGTCAAGGCCGTCAAGATCGACGCCGTCACCTCGTTCATCGCGGTCGGCATCTTCGCCATGACCTTCATGATCCTCGGCACCGTCATCCTCGGCACCGACGGGGTGCGTCAGGTGCCGAGCGACACGAACATCCTGGAGGAGCAGGCACGGTTCTTCACGAACATCCTCCCGGTGTTGAAGTACCTGTATCAGCTGGCCATCTGGTGCGCCTTCTGGGGTTCGATGCAGGCACTGCTGACGACGACCTATCCGTACACGTTCCGTGAGGCGTTCTCGCCGGCCTTCCCGGCCCTGAACAACCCGAAGAACTGGTTCAAGGTCAAGCTCGCCGTCGCCACCTACACCCTCGGCACTGCCATCATCCTCGCCGTCTCGGGTGTGAGCTACACGGTGGTGATCTCGTTCGCGGGCATCCTTGGCGGCGTGTTCGCCCTGGGCCTGTGGGCGTTCATCCTGCTCTACACAGAACACAAGGTGCTACCGGCGAATCTGCGTATGAAGCCACTCATGCAGGTGATCCTCGCGATCTCCGGCGTGGCCATGACCGTCATGGGCGTGATCGGCCTCATCCAGTTCTTCCAAGCGCTCTAA
- a CDS encoding dihydrodipicolinate synthase family protein, translating to MSEKLRGIIIPVATPFDAGRDDAVDVAALEHNFGLWGETGVAGYMVLGTNGEFKALDDDESRTVIGTAAGLKGDKTLIAGAGRESTRTTIEFIRSLEPWMDRIDYISVLTPNYFAKLANGPALIDYYTAVADASPVPILLYVAPGYANGVVVPPNALTELANHPNIDGIKDTSPAMMADYMLAAGARDDFEVLAGSLSNIMTALAFGGIGGVVSASDYLPDECARLTDLYFGESPEAARRYYRILAAVAKSGGGKQGVASLKAAMNLRGYHAGAPRRPIRPVTPEQEAEIRTALESGLERLHNFQA from the coding sequence ATGAGCGAGAAACTGCGCGGCATCATCATCCCCGTCGCCACACCCTTCGATGCCGGCAGGGACGACGCCGTCGACGTCGCCGCACTGGAGCACAACTTCGGGCTGTGGGGGGAAACCGGCGTCGCCGGCTACATGGTGCTCGGCACGAACGGCGAGTTCAAGGCGCTCGACGACGACGAGTCCCGCACCGTGATCGGCACGGCCGCCGGGCTCAAGGGCGACAAGACCCTCATCGCCGGCGCGGGCCGTGAGTCCACGCGCACCACGATCGAGTTCATCAGATCGCTGGAACCCTGGATGGACCGGATCGACTACATCTCCGTCCTGACCCCCAACTACTTCGCCAAGCTGGCGAACGGGCCGGCACTCATCGACTACTACACCGCGGTCGCGGATGCCAGCCCGGTCCCGATCCTCCTGTACGTGGCCCCGGGCTACGCCAACGGGGTCGTCGTCCCGCCGAACGCGCTGACCGAGTTGGCCAACCACCCGAACATCGACGGCATCAAGGACACCTCGCCCGCCATGATGGCCGACTACATGCTCGCCGCCGGGGCTCGCGACGACTTCGAAGTGCTCGCCGGCTCGTTGAGCAACATCATGACCGCCCTCGCCTTCGGGGGCATCGGCGGCGTCGTCTCCGCGTCCGACTACCTGCCCGACGAGTGCGCCCGGCTCACCGACCTCTACTTCGGCGAGAGCCCCGAGGCCGCTCGCCGCTACTACCGCATCCTGGCCGCCGTGGCGAAGAGCGGCGGTGGCAAGCAGGGGGTCGCGAGTCTGAAGGCCGCCATGAACCTGCGCGGCTACCACGCCGGCGCCCCGCGCCGCCCGATCCGCCCCGTCACCCCCGAGCAGGAGGCCGAGATCCGCACCGCGCTGGAGTCCGGTCTCGAACGACTCCACAACTTCCAGGCCTGA